Proteins encoded within one genomic window of Candidatus Methylomirabilota bacterium:
- a CDS encoding TIGR04282 family arsenosugar biosynthesis glycosyltransferase, with protein MSHERGAGPARLPVAVMAKVPVAGEVKTRLCPPLTPTQAAGLARCFLQDRMEQIAGIELAEPILAFTPPEREAEIRALVGPATGVRLVPQVGGDLGARLDRLLTDLLAAPPGAAIAVDADSPTLPTAFVRDACLALLGDTADVVVGPCEDGGYYLIGLRRPTPALFRAIAWSTPAVLEETVARARQLGLRLRLLPAWFDVDRGEDLARLRARAPVGAGARVAAPFEPRRTLRFLEAERL; from the coding sequence ATGAGCCACGAGCGCGGCGCGGGGCCGGCGCGCCTGCCCGTGGCCGTCATGGCGAAGGTGCCGGTGGCGGGCGAGGTGAAGACGCGGCTCTGCCCACCATTGACGCCGACTCAGGCCGCCGGGCTCGCGCGCTGCTTCCTGCAGGACCGGATGGAGCAGATCGCCGGGATCGAGCTGGCCGAGCCCATCCTCGCCTTCACGCCCCCGGAGCGCGAGGCCGAGATCCGCGCACTGGTGGGGCCCGCGACCGGGGTACGGCTCGTGCCGCAGGTGGGCGGCGATCTCGGCGCGCGCCTCGACCGGCTGCTCACCGATCTTCTCGCCGCGCCGCCGGGGGCCGCCATCGCCGTCGACGCCGACAGCCCGACCTTGCCGACCGCGTTCGTGCGCGACGCGTGCCTGGCGCTGCTCGGCGACACGGCGGACGTCGTGGTGGGGCCCTGCGAGGACGGCGGTTACTACCTCATCGGTCTCCGGCGCCCGACCCCCGCCCTCTTCCGGGCCATCGCGTGGAGTACTCCCGCCGTGCTCGAGGAGACCGTCGCCCGCGCCCGTCAGCTCGGGCTCCGGCTCCGGCTCCTCCCCGCCTGGTTCGACGTCGACCGGGGCGAGGACCTGGCCCGGCTGCGGGCGCGCGCGCCGGTGGGCGCCGGCGCGCGTGTGGCGGCGCCGTTCGAGCCGCGGCGGACGCTCCGCTTTCTCGAGGCGGAGCGGCTGTGA